Proteins encoded within one genomic window of Amycolatopsis nigrescens CSC17Ta-90:
- a CDS encoding TetR/AcrR family transcriptional regulator translates to MQITQDARRAQIIDATITTINELGYSKTSLAEVKDRAGLDSAQAITGEFTNKAGLMQAALSTITDRKDRFRTEHTEGRTDRLAILRGYLEAEVAFLRAHPEFVRALAEFRTAGEDEEGWSMASMVVEQLRTGQLTRQLVQGQREGVFGEFAPEVLAMSIAQAVDGVADLLKKDPELDVEHYGRQLADLFEHAAKA, encoded by the coding sequence ATGCAGATAACACAGGACGCGCGGCGAGCGCAGATCATCGACGCGACGATCACGACCATCAACGAGCTGGGCTACTCGAAGACCTCACTCGCCGAGGTCAAGGACCGGGCCGGGCTCGACAGCGCGCAGGCCATCACCGGCGAGTTCACCAACAAGGCCGGCCTGATGCAGGCGGCGCTGTCCACCATCACCGACCGCAAGGACCGGTTCCGCACCGAGCACACCGAAGGCCGCACCGACCGGCTGGCCATCCTGCGCGGCTACCTCGAGGCCGAGGTCGCCTTCCTCCGCGCCCATCCCGAGTTCGTGCGGGCGCTGGCCGAGTTCCGCACCGCGGGCGAGGACGAGGAGGGCTGGTCCATGGCCTCCATGGTGGTGGAGCAGCTGCGCACCGGACAGCTCACCAGGCAGCTGGTCCAGGGTCAGCGCGAAGGCGTGTTCGGCGAGTTCGCCCCGGAGGTGCTGGCCATGTCGATCGCACAGGCGGTGGACGGGGTGGCGGATCTGCTGAAGAAGGATCCCGAGTTGGACGTCGAGCACTACGGGCGTCAGCTGGCCGACCTGTTCGAGCACGCCGCCAAAGCCTGA
- a CDS encoding MerR family transcriptional regulator has translation MVDERPIQVADGEQGELFPDSSLPDELVGYRGPAACQIAGITYRQLDYWARTKLIAPSIRTAHGSGSQRLYSFKDILVLKIVKRLLDTGVSLQNIRVAVEHLRARGVRDLAKVTLFSDGTTVYECTSPEEIVDLLQGGQGVFGIAVSGAMLEISGTIHEFPAERADGGEIETVIPDELTQRRNARRTG, from the coding sequence GTGGTCGACGAAAGGCCGATCCAGGTCGCGGACGGTGAGCAGGGTGAGCTGTTCCCCGACTCGTCGTTGCCGGACGAGCTGGTCGGCTACCGGGGGCCCGCGGCCTGCCAGATCGCCGGGATCACCTACCGGCAGCTCGACTACTGGGCACGGACGAAGCTGATCGCACCGAGCATCCGCACCGCGCACGGCTCCGGCTCGCAGCGGCTGTACTCGTTCAAGGACATCCTCGTCCTGAAGATCGTCAAACGGCTGCTGGACACCGGTGTCTCGCTGCAGAACATCAGGGTCGCGGTCGAGCACCTGCGGGCTCGTGGTGTACGGGATCTTGCAAAAGTGACCTTGTTCTCCGACGGCACCACGGTCTACGAGTGCACCTCGCCGGAGGAGATCGTCGACCTGCTGCAGGGCGGTCAGGGCGTGTTCGGGATCGCGGTGAGCGGCGCGATGCTGGAGATCAGCGGCACCATCCACGAGTTCCCGGCCGAACGGGCCGACGGCGGCGAGATCGAGACCGTGATCCCGGACGAGTTGACACAGCGCCGCAACGCCAGGCGAACAGGCTAG
- a CDS encoding CDP-alcohol phosphatidyltransferase family protein: MPAEQSLARQALNVPNMLSLLRLAGVPVFLWLVLGPEEDGWALAILIFSALTDWLDGKLARWLNQMSRLGQLLDPAADRLYILATLVAFLIREIVPWWVVVPLIVREAVLGACVLVLRRKGFAPPEVTYIGKGATFVLMYAFPFLLVTDGHSALAAFARPVAYAFTAWGAVLYLWSGALYVIQTVRAISRDRGAAASG; this comes from the coding sequence GTGCCGGCCGAGCAGTCACTGGCACGGCAGGCGCTGAACGTGCCGAACATGCTGTCCCTGCTGCGCCTGGCCGGGGTGCCGGTATTCCTGTGGCTGGTGCTCGGCCCGGAGGAGGACGGCTGGGCACTGGCGATCCTGATCTTCAGCGCGCTGACCGACTGGCTGGACGGCAAGCTGGCCCGCTGGCTGAACCAGATGAGCAGGCTCGGCCAGCTGCTCGACCCGGCCGCCGACCGGCTCTACATCCTGGCCACGCTGGTCGCCTTCCTGATCCGCGAGATCGTGCCCTGGTGGGTGGTGGTGCCGCTGATCGTGCGCGAGGCGGTGCTCGGGGCCTGCGTGCTGGTGCTGCGGCGCAAGGGTTTCGCGCCGCCCGAGGTCACCTACATCGGCAAGGGTGCGACCTTCGTGCTGATGTACGCGTTCCCGTTCCTGCTGGTCACCGACGGCCACTCGGCGCTGGCCGCGTTCGCCCGTCCGGTGGCCTACGCGTTCACCGCCTGGGGGGCGGTGCTGTACCTGTGGTCCGGTGCGCTGTACGTGATCCAGACCGTGCGGGCGATATCCCGGGACAGAGGTGCGGCGGCGTCCGGGTAG
- a CDS encoding MerR family transcriptional regulator, which produces MTAAGRPQQRDGLSIGAVLAQLRGDFPDVTISKIRFLESEGLVQPGRTPSGYRQFAAADVERLRFVLSAQRDHYLPLKVIKEQLDAADRGQGSAGPAGRVPRKLVSLDHSGTDSERSGLPTADDFATDREIRLTKEELLAEAGVDAATLTELQQYGLIRPGAAGFYDPDAVLVAKTVKAMTEFGIEPRHLRAFRASADREVGLLEQIVTPVYRHRDADAKARADEVVRELAALSVALHTLLVKAGIRGVTGG; this is translated from the coding sequence GTGACGGCGGCCGGGCGGCCACAACAGCGCGATGGACTGAGCATCGGGGCCGTGCTGGCGCAGCTGCGCGGCGACTTCCCCGATGTCACCATCTCCAAGATCCGGTTCCTGGAGTCGGAGGGCCTGGTACAGCCTGGCCGGACCCCGTCCGGATATCGGCAGTTCGCCGCGGCGGACGTCGAACGGCTCAGGTTCGTGCTGTCCGCCCAGCGGGATCATTACCTGCCACTGAAAGTCATCAAGGAACAGCTGGATGCCGCCGATCGGGGGCAGGGTTCGGCAGGCCCGGCCGGTCGGGTGCCGCGCAAGCTGGTGTCGCTCGACCATTCCGGTACGGACAGTGAGCGCAGCGGGCTGCCGACCGCCGACGACTTCGCCACCGACCGCGAGATCCGGCTGACCAAAGAGGAACTGCTGGCCGAAGCGGGAGTCGATGCGGCGACCCTCACCGAACTTCAGCAGTACGGGCTGATCCGGCCTGGTGCGGCGGGGTTCTACGATCCGGACGCGGTGCTGGTGGCCAAGACTGTCAAGGCCATGACGGAGTTCGGGATCGAACCGCGTCATCTGCGCGCTTTCCGCGCTTCGGCGGACCGTGAAGTCGGCCTGCTGGAACAGATCGTTACTCCGGTGTATCGGCATCGTGACGCCGACGCGAAGGCGCGTGCGGACGAGGTGGTCAGGGAACTCGCGGCACTGTCGGTCGCCCTGCACACGCTGCTGGTGAAGGCCGGTATCCGGGGTGTGACCGGCGGTTGA
- a CDS encoding bifunctional nuclease family protein: MSEMRVVGVRVELPANQPILLLRETEGERYLPIWIGSVEATAIALEQQGVRPARPLTHDLLKEVIGALGRELEQVVITDLREGTFFAELVFDGDIRVSARPSDSVALALRVGVPIHAEDSVLEEAGLIIPDEQEDEVEKFREFLDSVSPEDFRGADT; encoded by the coding sequence ATGAGCGAGATGCGCGTCGTCGGCGTGCGGGTCGAACTGCCCGCCAATCAGCCGATCTTGTTGCTGCGGGAGACGGAAGGCGAGCGATACCTCCCGATCTGGATCGGATCCGTGGAGGCCACTGCCATCGCCTTGGAGCAGCAAGGTGTCCGTCCCGCGCGACCGTTGACCCACGACCTGCTCAAAGAGGTCATCGGGGCACTGGGTAGAGAGCTCGAACAGGTCGTGATCACGGACCTGCGGGAGGGCACGTTCTTCGCCGAGCTCGTCTTCGACGGCGACATCCGGGTGTCCGCGCGGCCGAGCGACTCGGTGGCGCTGGCGTTGCGGGTGGGCGTGCCGATCCACGCCGAGGACTCGGTGCTCGAAGAGGCCGGCCTGATCATCCCGGACGAGCAGGAGGACGAGGTGGAGAAGTTCCGCGAGTTCCTCGACTCCGTGTCACCAGAAGATTTCCGCGGCGCTGATACCTAG
- the garA gene encoding glycogen accumulation regulator GarA, which produces MSTNDGPGVPPEQSPERTSVFRADFLADVEGQETQAPEPPVAGVDALPAGSALLVVKRGPNAGSRFLLDRDTTSAGRHPDSDIFLDDVTVSRRHAEFRREGGEFVVIDVGSLNGTYVNREPVDQAVLAGGDEVQIGKFRLVFLTGPGHGGQGAQ; this is translated from the coding sequence GTGAGCACGAACGACGGGCCCGGCGTTCCCCCGGAGCAGTCTCCGGAGCGGACTTCGGTCTTCCGGGCCGACTTCCTGGCTGACGTCGAAGGGCAGGAGACGCAGGCGCCCGAGCCACCCGTCGCCGGTGTCGACGCCTTGCCGGCCGGATCTGCCCTGCTGGTCGTCAAGCGCGGCCCGAACGCGGGGTCGCGGTTCCTCCTCGACCGGGACACCACCAGCGCCGGACGGCATCCGGACAGCGACATCTTCCTCGACGACGTCACGGTCTCCCGCCGGCACGCGGAGTTCCGCCGCGAAGGCGGAGAGTTCGTGGTGATAGATGTGGGCAGCCTGAACGGCACCTATGTCAACCGCGAGCCGGTCGACCAGGCCGTGCTCGCCGGCGGTGACGAGGTGCAGATCGGGAAGTTCCGCCTGGTCTTCCTGACCGGCCCGGGACACGGGGGCCAGGGGGCACAGTGA
- a CDS encoding M20/M25/M40 family metallo-hydrolase, translating to MQETVERVRAWVAARDEELVAELADWVAQPSVSSTGLGMAAAAAHGERLLRAAGLRTQSVETGGWPALVGTGDGPPGAPHVLIYGHYDVQPPGPLEQWTSPPFQPEIRDGRMFGRGTGDNKGQHLAQLLGLRALRELTGGLPCRVTVLLDGEEEVGSPNLAAAIRDRIAPQAPDLALWSDGPVHDTGRACVVLGVRGILTFELRARGADRPLHSGNWGGVAPNPAWALVQLLATMRDARGTVLVPGFADSVEPISAGERRALDALPLDVAAAMAGIGVTELEPPAGLGFHQRLMAPTLTINSLGCADSGDHRTVIPELAVARCEARLVGGQVPAQVAEALRRHVEKHAPGVEFIPGASMAPSRTLPESRYTETVLAGAEAGLAEPPLLIPALGGSLPIAALTDELGVPCYGVPFANVDETNHAPDENLELDWFRRGIVASAAVQLALGDRPAHP from the coding sequence GTGCAGGAGACGGTCGAGCGGGTCCGGGCCTGGGTGGCGGCACGGGACGAGGAGCTCGTCGCCGAGTTGGCAGACTGGGTCGCGCAGCCGAGTGTGAGCAGCACCGGACTCGGCATGGCGGCCGCCGCCGCGCACGGCGAGCGGCTGCTCCGGGCCGCCGGTCTCCGCACCCAGAGCGTGGAGACCGGCGGCTGGCCGGCACTGGTCGGCACTGGTGACGGACCGCCCGGCGCTCCGCACGTGCTGATCTACGGGCACTACGACGTGCAGCCGCCGGGTCCCCTGGAGCAGTGGACAAGCCCGCCGTTCCAGCCCGAGATCCGCGACGGCCGGATGTTCGGCCGCGGCACCGGGGACAACAAGGGCCAGCATCTGGCCCAGCTGCTCGGGCTTCGCGCGCTCCGCGAGCTGACCGGCGGGCTGCCCTGCCGGGTGACCGTGCTGCTCGACGGCGAGGAAGAAGTCGGCAGCCCGAACCTGGCCGCCGCGATCCGCGACCGGATCGCGCCGCAGGCACCCGACCTGGCGCTGTGGAGCGACGGCCCGGTGCACGACACCGGCCGTGCCTGCGTCGTGCTCGGGGTACGCGGCATCCTCACCTTCGAACTACGGGCGCGCGGTGCCGACCGTCCGCTGCACTCCGGCAACTGGGGCGGGGTCGCGCCCAATCCCGCCTGGGCGCTGGTCCAGCTGCTGGCGACCATGCGGGACGCGCGGGGCACCGTGCTGGTACCGGGTTTCGCCGACTCGGTCGAACCGATCTCCGCTGGTGAACGCCGGGCGCTCGACGCGCTGCCGCTGGACGTCGCCGCCGCCATGGCCGGGATCGGGGTCACCGAGCTGGAGCCGCCGGCCGGCCTCGGGTTCCACCAGCGGCTGATGGCGCCGACGCTGACCATCAACTCCCTCGGCTGCGCCGACTCCGGAGACCATCGCACGGTGATCCCGGAGCTGGCGGTCGCCCGCTGCGAAGCCAGGCTCGTCGGCGGACAGGTACCGGCACAGGTCGCCGAAGCCCTGCGCCGGCACGTCGAGAAGCACGCGCCAGGCGTCGAGTTCATCCCGGGTGCCTCGATGGCGCCTTCCCGCACCCTCCCCGAATCGCGCTATACGGAAACCGTGCTCGCCGGCGCCGAAGCCGGGCTCGCCGAGCCGCCGCTGCTGATCCCGGCACTCGGCGGCAGCCTGCCGATCGCCGCACTCACCGACGAACTCGGAGTGCCCTGCTACGGCGTGCCCTTCGCGAATGTGGACGAGACCAACCACGCGCCGGACGAGAACCTGGAGCTCGACTGGTTCCGGCGGGGCATCGTGGCTTCGGCGGCGGTCCAGCTCGCCCTCGGCGACCGGCCGGCACACCCTTGA
- a CDS encoding AMP-binding protein, producing the protein MSNGASEVHQAFRQARDYLLAHREDYDTAYRDFSWPEPAEFNWALDWFDRIAEDPANAERYALWIVEENGTETRWTYPEMARRSNQVANWLRGHGVGRGDRLILMLGNQTELWETILAAIKLGAVIIPASTLLGPADLRDRVNRGAAGHVVIRSVDTPKFAEVAGDYTRIAVGERTEGWLSFDDAYAEPAEFTPDGPTAAADPMLLYFTSGTTAKPKLVQHTQVSYPVGHLSTMYWIGLEPGDVHLNISSPGWAKHAWSNVFAPWNAEATVFLYNYERFDAVALMAQMDRCGITSFCAPPTVWRMLIQADLTALKNPPKKVVGAGEPLNPEVIEQVRRSWGITIRDGFGQTESSVQIANTPGQEVKPGSMGRALPGFKVTLVDPVSGEPAPEGEICLDLSRRPVGLMVGYADDEERTTEAFAGGYYHTGDVGSIDEDGYITYVGRTDDVFKASDYRISPFELESVLLEHDAVAEAAVVPAPDPIRLAVPKAYVVLAGGHEPTAETAAAILAFCREHLAPYKRIRRLEFAELPKTISGKIRRVELRGRESNESRPAGEFREEDFPGLKS; encoded by the coding sequence GTGAGCAACGGCGCTTCTGAGGTTCACCAGGCGTTCCGGCAGGCGCGGGACTACCTGCTCGCGCACCGGGAGGACTACGACACCGCGTACCGGGACTTCTCGTGGCCCGAGCCGGCCGAGTTCAACTGGGCGCTGGACTGGTTCGACCGGATCGCCGAGGACCCGGCCAACGCCGAGCGGTACGCGCTCTGGATCGTCGAAGAGAACGGCACCGAGACCCGCTGGACGTACCCGGAGATGGCCCGCCGGTCCAACCAGGTGGCGAACTGGCTGCGCGGGCACGGCGTCGGCCGCGGCGACCGGCTGATCCTGATGCTGGGCAACCAGACCGAGCTCTGGGAGACGATACTGGCCGCGATCAAGCTGGGCGCGGTGATCATCCCGGCGTCCACTCTGCTCGGGCCGGCGGACCTGCGAGACCGGGTGAACCGGGGCGCGGCCGGGCACGTGGTGATCCGCTCGGTGGACACGCCGAAGTTCGCGGAGGTGGCCGGGGACTACACCAGGATCGCGGTGGGGGAGCGGACCGAGGGCTGGCTGTCGTTCGACGACGCGTACGCCGAGCCGGCCGAGTTCACCCCGGACGGCCCGACCGCGGCCGCCGACCCGATGCTGCTCTACTTCACCTCGGGCACCACCGCGAAGCCCAAGCTGGTACAGCACACCCAGGTCTCCTACCCGGTCGGCCATCTGTCCACAATGTACTGGATTGGTCTCGAACCCGGCGACGTGCACCTGAACATCTCCTCGCCGGGCTGGGCGAAGCACGCCTGGAGCAACGTGTTCGCACCGTGGAACGCCGAGGCGACGGTGTTCCTCTACAACTACGAGCGGTTCGACGCGGTCGCACTGATGGCGCAGATGGATCGCTGCGGCATCACCAGCTTCTGCGCGCCGCCGACGGTGTGGCGGATGCTGATCCAGGCCGATCTGACCGCGCTGAAGAACCCGCCGAAGAAGGTCGTCGGCGCGGGCGAGCCGCTGAACCCCGAGGTGATCGAGCAGGTGCGGCGGTCGTGGGGGATCACCATCCGGGACGGCTTCGGCCAGACCGAGAGCAGCGTGCAGATCGCCAACACCCCCGGTCAGGAGGTCAAGCCGGGCTCGATGGGCCGCGCGCTGCCCGGGTTCAAGGTGACCCTGGTCGACCCGGTCAGCGGCGAGCCGGCGCCGGAGGGCGAGATCTGCCTCGACCTGTCCCGGCGGCCGGTCGGGCTGATGGTCGGTTATGCCGACGACGAAGAGCGCACCACGGAAGCCTTCGCCGGCGGTTACTACCACACCGGTGACGTCGGCTCGATCGACGAAGACGGCTACATCACCTACGTCGGCCGCACGGACGACGTGTTCAAGGCGTCGGACTACCGGATCTCGCCGTTCGAGCTGGAGAGCGTGCTGCTGGAGCACGACGCGGTGGCCGAGGCGGCGGTGGTGCCCGCACCGGACCCGATCCGGCTGGCGGTGCCGAAGGCGTACGTGGTGCTCGCCGGTGGCCACGAGCCCACCGCTGAGACCGCGGCCGCCATCCTGGCGTTCTGCCGGGAGCACCTGGCACCGTACAAGCGGATCAGGCGGCTGGAGTTCGCCGAGCTGCCGAAGACGATCTCCGGGAAGATCCGCCGCGTCGAGCTGCGCGGCCGGGAAAGCAACGAGAGCCGCCCGGCCGGCGAGTTCCGCGAAGAGGACTTCCCCGGCCTCAAATCCTGA
- the gcvH gene encoding glycine cleavage system protein GcvH, which yields MSTPEELRYTEEHEWVATREGGSVRVGITEYAQDQLGDVVFVDLPEVGRQVTAGDSFGEVESTKSVSELFAPLAGEVVAVNDAVADSPELINSDPYGEGWLIEIKLDDGASVDSLLDAEAYQKLTSG from the coding sequence TTGTCCACTCCAGAAGAACTGCGCTACACCGAGGAGCACGAGTGGGTCGCCACTCGCGAGGGCGGCTCGGTACGGGTGGGAATCACCGAGTACGCGCAGGACCAGCTCGGCGACGTGGTGTTCGTCGACCTGCCCGAGGTGGGCAGGCAGGTGACCGCCGGCGACTCGTTCGGCGAGGTGGAGTCCACCAAGAGCGTGTCCGAGCTGTTCGCGCCGCTGGCAGGGGAGGTGGTCGCGGTGAACGACGCGGTGGCAGACTCGCCGGAGTTGATCAACAGCGATCCCTACGGTGAGGGCTGGCTGATCGAGATCAAGCTGGACGACGGCGCCAGCGTGGACAGCCTGCTGGATGCGGAGGCATACCAGAAGCTGACCAGCGGCTGA